A portion of the Oscillospiraceae bacterium genome contains these proteins:
- the dxs gene encoding 1-deoxy-D-xylulose-5-phosphate synthase, which yields MESLLLDNIDQPSDLKNLDKEQVNKLCAEIRQFLLRNISRTGGHLASNLGAVELTVALHRVMTTPMDKIVFDVGHQCYTHKLLTGRRSGFAKLRQLDGISGFPNPNESEHDAFIAGHGNTALSLSIGMAWAKKIRHEPGWVVAVIGDGAFTGGMVYEGMNNIGSLDNLLVILNDNKMSISHNVGALARYLTHLRTTTAYFDAKDNVRSFLDSVPVVGTPLKKALTEGKTLLRRAMYHSTMFEDMGFQYIGPVDGHNEEELERTLRTISQRPGPHFLHVVTKKGKGYQPAEMNPGNYHGVSAFDPDGMPDPEVAPKESFSTTFGQALAREAAQNSRICAITAAMKYGTGLQFFSHSAPERFFDVGMAEQHAVTFAAGLASQGMLPVVCIYSTFLQRSYDQILHDVNLLQENVVFAIDRAGFVPADGETHQGVYDPAFLSQIGMPLYAPSNYAELTYWLHELLKDGCRGPRAIRYPRGGENARLAQYGCSGQDYDFLHRTEGAQAVLISYADEMDDILTACEKLTEHRINCDALKLVKLFPFTEKMIEAVKDYKIVLFAEECVEWGSIGEHLAYCLQQAGWNGTFLHAAVHTANLPHATVPQIKQVTGLDADTLAQQVMDAWMKGENIS from the coding sequence ATGGAATCGTTGTTGCTGGACAACATTGATCAACCCAGCGATCTGAAAAATCTGGACAAAGAACAGGTAAACAAGCTCTGTGCGGAGATCCGTCAGTTTTTGCTGCGGAATATCTCCCGCACAGGCGGTCATTTGGCGTCCAACCTCGGCGCAGTGGAGCTGACGGTAGCCCTGCACCGGGTGATGACGACGCCAATGGACAAAATCGTTTTTGACGTGGGGCATCAGTGCTATACGCACAAACTGCTCACCGGCCGACGCAGCGGCTTTGCAAAACTGCGCCAGCTGGATGGCATTTCCGGTTTTCCGAACCCGAACGAGAGCGAGCACGATGCCTTTATTGCGGGGCATGGCAACACAGCGCTTTCGCTGTCCATCGGCATGGCCTGGGCCAAGAAGATCCGGCATGAGCCGGGCTGGGTGGTTGCGGTCATCGGCGATGGTGCCTTTACAGGCGGCATGGTCTACGAGGGCATGAATAACATCGGCTCCCTGGACAATCTGCTCGTGATCCTGAATGACAACAAGATGTCCATTTCCCACAATGTGGGCGCGCTGGCGCGGTATCTGACCCACCTGCGCACGACGACTGCATATTTTGACGCCAAGGACAATGTGCGGAGCTTCCTCGACAGTGTCCCGGTGGTGGGTACCCCGCTGAAAAAAGCCCTGACCGAGGGTAAAACATTGCTCCGACGGGCAATGTACCACTCGACCATGTTTGAGGACATGGGGTTCCAGTACATTGGGCCAGTGGATGGTCACAATGAGGAAGAACTGGAGCGGACCCTGCGCACCATCAGTCAGCGGCCCGGCCCGCACTTTCTGCATGTTGTGACCAAAAAGGGCAAAGGATATCAGCCGGCCGAGATGAACCCGGGCAACTACCACGGGGTATCAGCCTTTGATCCGGACGGGATGCCAGACCCGGAGGTGGCTCCCAAGGAATCGTTTTCGACGACCTTCGGGCAGGCGCTTGCGCGGGAAGCGGCCCAGAACAGCCGCATCTGCGCCATTACCGCGGCCATGAAATATGGCACCGGGCTGCAGTTCTTTTCGCACAGTGCGCCGGAGCGGTTCTTTGACGTGGGCATGGCAGAGCAGCACGCCGTGACCTTTGCGGCGGGTCTGGCCAGTCAGGGCATGCTGCCGGTGGTGTGCATTTACTCCACCTTCCTGCAGCGCTCTTACGATCAGATCCTGCACGACGTGAACCTGCTGCAGGAGAATGTCGTGTTTGCCATTGACCGCGCGGGTTTTGTTCCGGCAGACGGAGAAACGCATCAGGGCGTTTACGACCCGGCTTTCCTGAGCCAGATCGGTATGCCGCTCTATGCACCTTCCAATTATGCGGAGCTGACCTATTGGCTGCACGAGCTGCTGAAGGACGGCTGCAGAGGCCCCCGTGCGATCCGTTATCCGCGGGGTGGGGAAAATGCCCGTCTGGCGCAGTATGGCTGCAGCGGGCAGGACTATGATTTCCTGCACAGAACCGAGGGTGCTCAGGCGGTGTTGATCAGCTATGCGGACGAAATGGATGATATTCTGACTGCATGTGAAAAACTTACGGAGCATCGGATCAATTGCGACGCACTTAAACTTGTAAAGCTGTTTCCCTTTACAGAAAAAATGATCGAAGCTGTGAAGGATTATAAAATCGTGCTATTTGCAGAAGAATGTGTGGAATGGGGCAGCATCGGGGAGCATCTGGCCTATTGCCTGCAGCAGGCGGGTTGGAATGGAACCTTCCTGCACGCCGCTGTGCATACGGCCAATCTGCCCCATGCGACCGTTCCGCAGATCAAGCAGGTCACCGGGCTGGATGCCGACACCCTTGCACAGCAGGTGATGGATGCTTGGATGAAAGGAGAAAACATATCGTGA
- a CDS encoding divergent PAP2 family protein, producing the protein MQFIYEILSFNRILTVSLLAWFVAQVLKTLINFILLGKFQLERMWGDGGMPSAHSATVCAMVIATARCEGIDSAIFAVACVVAIITMHDAMGVRHETGEQAKVLNQMIDQWIEVSEKNAPFLQNMHLKEMVGHTPLQVVAGFLVGLVVGLLYPLGL; encoded by the coding sequence ATGCAGTTCATTTATGAGATCCTTTCATTCAACCGCATCCTGACCGTGTCGCTCCTGGCATGGTTCGTGGCGCAGGTGCTCAAGACCCTGATCAACTTCATCCTGCTGGGCAAATTCCAGCTGGAGCGCATGTGGGGCGACGGCGGTATGCCCAGCGCCCACAGCGCCACCGTCTGCGCAATGGTCATTGCCACGGCACGGTGTGAGGGCATTGACTCTGCCATTTTTGCAGTGGCCTGTGTGGTGGCCATCATCACCATGCACGACGCCATGGGCGTGCGCCATGAGACCGGCGAGCAGGCAAAGGTGCTGAACCAGATGATTGACCAGTGGATCGAGGTCAGCGAAAAGAACGCCCCGTTCCTGCAGAACATGCATCTGAAGGAAATGGTCGGCCATACTCCGCTGCAGGTGGTCGCAGGCTTTCTGGTGGGCCTTGTGGTCGGCCTGCTGTACCCGCTGGGCCTGTGA
- a CDS encoding polyprenyl synthetase family protein codes for MDYKTQYQMYLSQASAALEDACAKFLPEESEVCRAARYSLLGGGKRIRAVLVLSVCDMLGGDPQTARAFSAAVEMLHCYSLIHDDLPCMDNDDLRRGRPSCHKAFGEATAMLAGDVLLTEAFEAIANAPACPQACVQAAKALGLGAGSRGMVYGQELDLKYEALAATEEQLRLIHRNKTGALINAAVQMGAAAAGADADQCRALEAYAYGIGLVFQIVDDVLDVTSTPEQLGKPIGSDSENGKTTFATLYGVEGAMALAQRVNEKTCSALRETFGEKSAFLEQLAQQLLTRKH; via the coding sequence ATGGATTACAAAACACAATATCAGATGTATCTGTCGCAGGCTTCTGCCGCGCTGGAAGACGCCTGTGCAAAGTTTCTTCCGGAGGAATCGGAGGTATGCCGTGCGGCACGGTACAGCCTGCTGGGCGGCGGAAAACGCATCCGGGCCGTGCTGGTGCTCAGCGTCTGTGATATGCTGGGCGGTGATCCGCAGACGGCCAGAGCTTTCAGCGCTGCGGTGGAAATGCTGCACTGCTATTCGCTGATCCACGATGACCTGCCCTGCATGGACAACGATGACCTGCGGCGCGGTCGCCCCTCCTGCCACAAGGCATTCGGGGAGGCAACGGCCATGCTGGCAGGAGATGTGCTCCTGACCGAAGCCTTTGAAGCAATCGCCAATGCACCGGCTTGCCCGCAGGCCTGTGTGCAGGCCGCAAAGGCGCTGGGCCTTGGTGCCGGCAGCCGCGGCATGGTGTATGGGCAGGAGCTGGATCTGAAATACGAAGCACTGGCAGCGACCGAGGAGCAGCTGCGGCTGATCCACCGCAATAAGACCGGTGCTCTGATCAACGCAGCCGTCCAGATGGGGGCAGCTGCCGCCGGTGCCGACGCCGACCAGTGCCGAGCACTGGAAGCATACGCCTACGGCATTGGTCTGGTGTTCCAGATCGTGGACGATGTGCTGGATGTGACCAGCACGCCGGAACAGCTGGGCAAGCCCATTGGCAGCGACAGTGAAAACGGAAAAACAACGTTTGCAACGCTGTATGGCGTGGAGGGCGCAATGGCTCTTGCACAGCGCGTAAACGAAAAGACCTGCAGCGCTCTGCGCGAAACATTCGGCGAAAAATCGGCCTTTCTGGAGCAGCTTGCGCAGCAGCTCCTGACACGCAAACACTAA
- the xseB gene encoding exodeoxyribonuclease VII small subunit: MKAPKSYEEGMERLNAVLAKMQDEQTTLAEAVKLYAEAASLMEYCHTALKKTSLQIEEIDAKITQTMQEQREEN, translated from the coding sequence ATGAAAGCACCCAAAAGCTATGAAGAGGGCATGGAGCGCCTGAATGCCGTTCTGGCCAAAATGCAGGACGAGCAGACAACTCTTGCAGAAGCCGTCAAGTTGTATGCGGAGGCAGCATCTCTGATGGAATACTGCCATACTGCGCTGAAAAAAACATCGCTCCAGATCGAGGAGATCGACGCGAAGATCACGCAGACCATGCAGGAACAGCGGGAGGAAAACTGA